Proteins from one Vicinamibacterales bacterium genomic window:
- a CDS encoding sigma-54 dependent transcriptional regulator has product MAENAKHLLLVDDEAALREAIAERLADHGFVVEQAASGEDALARLADFAFDIIVTDLRLPGVDGRAVLDAALERYPDIIAIIITGFGTVKDAVNAIKQGAADFITKPFQFDALLHVLNSALEGRRLRSENAYLRSQLEQRYRIDGLVGRSTVMRDLFHLLEMVAATSSTVLITGETGTGKELAARAIHHASPRRANRFVALNCSAIPETLLEAELFGHARGAFTGAVGARQGRLEQAHKGTLFLDEVGTMSPALQSKLLRVLQEREFERVGDAHTIKIDVRIIAATHSDLARMVADNTFREDLFYRLNVIPVKLPALRERRDDIPLLVQHFLQKLGGELVPPRHVTMSQEALRRLMAYSWPGNVRQLENVVERALAFSHGRSQIDIPDLGPEIQNLPAASESGAPWFPDEGIDLERYIEGVELTLIKRSLERTQGNKVQAARLLNLKRTTLIEKLKRLERGVSAS; this is encoded by the coding sequence ATGGCTGAAAACGCGAAACATCTGCTTCTCGTAGACGACGAGGCGGCGCTGCGGGAAGCGATCGCGGAACGGCTCGCGGACCACGGCTTCGTCGTCGAGCAGGCGGCCAGCGGGGAAGACGCGCTGGCGCGGCTCGCCGACTTCGCCTTCGACATCATCGTCACCGACCTGCGGCTGCCCGGCGTCGACGGCCGCGCCGTCCTCGATGCGGCGCTCGAGCGGTATCCCGACATCATCGCCATCATCATCACGGGGTTCGGCACCGTGAAAGACGCGGTGAACGCGATCAAGCAGGGGGCCGCCGATTTCATCACCAAGCCGTTTCAGTTCGACGCGCTCCTGCACGTGCTGAACTCCGCGCTCGAAGGGCGCCGGCTGCGTTCCGAGAACGCCTACCTGCGTTCGCAGCTCGAGCAGCGCTATCGCATCGATGGCCTGGTCGGCCGGAGCACGGTGATGCGCGATCTCTTTCACCTGCTCGAAATGGTGGCGGCGACGTCGAGCACGGTGCTGATCACCGGCGAAACGGGAACCGGCAAGGAGCTCGCCGCGCGCGCGATCCATCACGCGAGCCCGCGCCGCGCGAATCGGTTCGTGGCGCTGAACTGCAGCGCCATTCCCGAGACGCTGCTCGAGGCCGAACTCTTCGGCCACGCGCGCGGCGCCTTCACCGGCGCGGTCGGCGCCCGGCAGGGGCGGCTCGAACAGGCGCACAAGGGCACGCTGTTTCTCGACGAGGTCGGGACGATGAGCCCGGCGCTGCAGTCGAAGCTGCTGCGGGTGCTGCAGGAGCGGGAATTCGAGCGCGTCGGCGACGCGCACACGATCAAGATCGACGTGCGCATCATCGCCGCCACCCATTCGGACCTCGCGCGGATGGTGGCGGACAACACGTTCCGGGAGGATCTCTTCTACCGCCTGAACGTCATTCCGGTGAAGCTGCCCGCGCTGCGGGAACGCCGCGACGACATCCCGCTCCTCGTGCAGCACTTCCTGCAGAAGCTCGGCGGCGAGCTGGTGCCGCCTCGGCATGTCACGATGTCGCAGGAGGCGCTCCGCCGGCTGATGGCATACTCGTGGCCCGGCAACGTCCGCCAGCTGGAGAACGTCGTCGAACGGGCGCTGGCGTTCAGCCACGGCCGCAGCCAGATCGACATCCCGGATCTCGGACCCGAAATCCAGAACCTGCCCGCCGCCTCGGAAAGCGGCGCGCCGTGGTTTCCCGACGAGGGCATCGATCTCGAGCGGTATATCGAGGGCGTCGAACTGACGCTGATCAAGCGGTCGCTCGAACGCACGCAGGGGAACAAGGTGCAGGCTGCACGGCTGCTGAACCTGAAGCGCACCACGTTGATCGAGAAGCTGAAGCGCCTCGAGCGCGGGGTTTCCGCATCGTGA
- a CDS encoding excisionase family DNA-binding protein yields MDRKTISIMKACELVGVSRRTIYNWIASGKVEYIRTAGGSVRIFVDTLWREPGRAGELTRKEAS; encoded by the coding sequence ATGGATCGCAAGACCATATCAATCATGAAGGCGTGCGAGCTGGTGGGTGTCAGCCGTCGCACCATCTATAACTGGATCGCCTCCGGCAAGGTGGAGTACATCCGCACCGCCGGCGGCTCGGTCCGCATCTTCGTGGACACGCTCTGGCGCGAGCCGGGGCGGGCCGGGGAGCTGACGCGCAAAGAAGCGTCATGA
- a CDS encoding FliA/WhiG family RNA polymerase sigma factor produces the protein MQRQPLVASQRARIAAGLPFVESLARRVASSMPHSIELGDLVQDGMLGLIDAAFRFDEARGIKFETFAERRVRGAMIDALRRDAWPRGVRRQRRELEAAREELRRELGAEPSLADLAARVGSDETRLSRTIVRINTIESTSPLSAGENLDGANLPTVLVPSEPISPDRAYEELEVRDRVRAAIASLPPRERKVIGMYYYAEATMKEIGAEIGVNESRVSQLHARAIQRLKKALGADCSIEEAAKALRPAILSFRQTMTRVKEARAAAQTPDAPGVVLQYKKASKPAAPKRAAARSHAPIAAAR, from the coding sequence ATGCAGCGCCAGCCACTCGTCGCCAGTCAACGTGCCCGTATCGCCGCCGGTCTGCCCTTCGTGGAGTCGCTGGCGCGCCGCGTCGCGTCCTCGATGCCGCATTCGATCGAGCTGGGCGATCTGGTTCAGGACGGGATGCTCGGGCTGATCGACGCGGCGTTCCGCTTCGACGAGGCGCGCGGCATCAAGTTCGAGACCTTCGCCGAACGCCGCGTGCGCGGCGCGATGATCGACGCGCTCCGCCGCGATGCCTGGCCCAGAGGCGTACGTCGTCAGCGGCGCGAGCTGGAAGCGGCGCGCGAAGAGCTGCGCCGCGAGCTCGGCGCCGAGCCGTCGCTCGCCGACCTGGCCGCGCGGGTCGGATCCGACGAGACCCGCTTGAGCCGCACCATCGTGCGCATCAACACGATCGAGTCGACGTCGCCGCTGTCCGCCGGCGAGAACCTCGACGGCGCGAACCTGCCCACCGTCCTGGTCCCGTCCGAGCCGATTTCGCCGGACCGCGCCTACGAAGAGCTCGAGGTGCGGGATCGCGTGCGCGCCGCGATTGCCTCGCTGCCGCCGCGGGAGCGGAAAGTCATCGGCATGTACTACTACGCCGAGGCGACGATGAAGGAGATCGGCGCGGAGATTGGCGTGAACGAATCGCGCGTGTCGCAGCTGCACGCGCGCGCGATCCAGCGGCTGAAGAAGGCGCTGGGCGCCGACTGCTCGATCGAGGAAGCGGCGAAGGCGCTGCGTCCGGCGATTCTCTCGTTCCGTCAGACGATGACCCGGGTGAAGGAGGCGCGCGCCGCGGCGCAAACGCCGGACGCGCCCGGGGTCGTGCTTCAGTACAAGAAAGCGTCGAAGCCGGCGGCGCCGAAGCGGGCGGCGGCGCGCAGCCACGCGCCGA